One Aegilops tauschii subsp. strangulata cultivar AL8/78 chromosome 2, Aet v6.0, whole genome shotgun sequence genomic window, ccgaagcgtccatctcggatggccctgagctcctgacaatcgttggtgttgtagctgtgtatgttgtggaaggcatagaacggacggctgctcttggacgactcggggtggtcccggccgcgcttcgtgtctggTTCCGCCACGAGCACGGCCACCcctttgcgcttcacgtccttggccttggctttcttctcatCTGGGACGGTAGAAGGGAGCTCGggaagggaaaggcgcccttcctctgctcttgcgcacttggtcgccatgttgaacagctccagagccgtgcatagctcctcgtggatggcgagctcctccttcatcttgacgtcgcggacgccatcagagcaCGCTGAAATggtggcctcgtccgtcaccttagGGATCTTGAGGAGAACActattgaagcgctggatgtacttctgcaaggtctctcctggctgttgcttgatgcagcgcaggtcacccgcggccggagggcggtcgcgagtgccctggaagttggcgacgaaacggtcgcgcatctcaccccaggaaGAGATCGACCCCGGGGGAAAGTTCAGGAGCAacgagcgagcaccatccttgagagccatcgGGAACTAGTtcccatgactttctcgtcgcctttggccgccttgatgctcagcttgtagagctgcaagaactccgcatgCTTGGGGGTGCTGTCGTAGCGAGGacgcaggtctggcttgaacttacCCGGCCAGACGATGCTACGCAGCTCTggagtgaaggcacggcagcctgcTGTGGCCACCGGGTGTTAGCAAATAATCTAGCGTGACTGGTCACTAGGGCTAGGTAGTTCTGAAGGTTAGTAGAGCTGCGTCTGCAGTGTTAGTTTTTTCAGTTTCGTCAGATAGCGTTTTTCTCATTTCAGTTAGTCAGTGCCTGAGGACGTGTCATGTGCGATCCCGAGGCCCTTAGCTCGTGGCATGAGCATGCCCATGATCGTGGGATGGCACGATCCAGTAGTGGGGGCTGTTCTTGATCCGTTTTCCTGTTCAACAAGTGAATAAGAAGAGAGAAGGAGAAAGCAGCAAGTATTGCACTGCACAAAAACTTCAGTCTCGCGTGAGTGCTTTCACCATTAGCAGAGTTCTGAGCTTAGAGATAACAGTTGGCATCAGAGCCGTTCTTTGATCCAGGGCATGGCTGGGGACGACACCGGTAGCAAGTCATCATCGACGCCGCGCGCAAAGGTCTCCGACAGCTCAGAGCTGGTCATGGCAGAGAGATCCATGGCGCGGGTGGTGTTGTCCTCATGCAAGTCATGATGGAGGGGCGGCACCTATGGGACGCCATGGTGACGGGCACGGCGGAGCGCAGCGACGATCGGCTCGCGATCAAGGCCATCCTGCATGGAGTGCCACCGGAGATGGGGCCTACTCTCACCGGCAAGGCCACGGCGAAGGAGGCATGGGAGTCCGTCAAGACGATGCGCCTTGGTGTGGCCCGCGTTCGCGAGGCGAAGCTCGCAACATTGTCCAAGCAGTACAACGACATCCACTTCGCCGACGGCGAGACAATCGATGACTTCGCCATGCGGATCACGAACATGGTGGCCCAGATGGCGTAGCTCGAGGAGACCGTTCTGGAGAAACACGTCGTTCGCAAGTTCCTCTTTGTCATTCCAAAGAGGTACTCACAAATCGCCCTGACAATCGAGACACTTGTTGATCTGGATACTCTCTCCGTGGAGGAGCTCACCGGACGGCTGAGAGCTGCCGAGGAGAGGTATGACCTCGACCAGGTGGACTCAGGCGTGGGGCACCTCATGTTCACGGTGGAGGAGTGGCTCGTGCGCATGCAGCGCAACGAGAACGACGGATCCGGAGGCAGCGGATCTGGCTCAGGACGCGGTGGTGGACGCCGCGGGCGAGGCCGCGGACATGGCGGCGGACGCGGCTCTGGGAGACGCGCAAAACCCACAGACCAGTGCCGTCACTACAAAAAGTATGGGCACCTGGCGCGTGAGTGCAGGACGCGCCTCCGCGAGGAGCGGGGGGAGGCGAACCTCGCCGAACAAGGTGGGCACGCCGCGGATGGGCACGACGACGATCCAACACTCCTGATGGCGGTGATCGCTGCGACCCCGGCGCAGAGTCCGGGGGAGCACGTCATGCTCAACGAGGAGCGTGCAGAGGCGATCCTGGGCGCCGAGGAGGCGCCGTGCGATGGTCGCTGGTTCTTGGACACCGGCGCGTCCAACCATATGACCGGCGATCGATCAGCTTTCGCGGAGCTGGACGAGGGCGTCACTGCCAGCGTCAGGTTCGGGGACGGCTCAAGCATGGCTATTCGTGGCCGCGGCGACCACCGCGCTCTCACCGACGTCTACTTTATCCCGTGTCTACAGACGAGCATTATCAGCCTCGGGCAGCTGGACGAGCATGGCTGCACCACTAAGATGCATAGCGGCATCCTGACTCTGTACGATCGCCGCTAGAATGAGCTGGCCCAGGTACGCCGAAATGGCAGACGTTTGTATGTTGTGCGCCTGGACATCGTGCATCCTGTTTGCCTGGTAGCACACGGTGGCGACGAGACGTGGAAGTGGCATGCCAGGTTCGGCCATCAGCATTTCGACGCGCTCTGGCGCATGGGGCACGCTGACATGGTGCGCGGGATTCCCTGGTGGACCACGTCGAGCAGATCTGCGATGTGTGCTTGGTGGGTAAGCAACGGCGTGCTCCGTTTCCCTCTCAGGCGCGTTTCCGGGCGACTGGGCTGCTCGAGCTGGTTCATGCTGACCTGTGCGGGCCTGTCGCTCCGGTCACTCCCGGTGGCAAGCGCTACTTCATGCTCGTCGTCGATGATCATAGACGCTATATGTGGGCTATGCTGCTGCCGGTGAAGGACGCTGCCGCGGCCAGCATCAAGCACTTCGTTGCCGTGGCTGAGGCAGAGCAGGGTGCACGACTGCGCGTGTTCCGGACGGACTGGGTCGGCGAGAACTTCGCAGATCAAGGCGTACAGAGGCATCTGACGGTGCCCTACTCGTCGCAGCAGAATGGTGTGGTGGAGCGGCGTAACCAGACCATTGTCGGCATGGCGAGGAGCATGCTCAAGGAGAAGAACATGTCGAGCTATTTTGGGGGGAGGCCGTGGCGACTGTGGTGTTCATCCTCAGCAGATCCTACACCCgcagcatcgatggcaagacccCGTACGAGGTGTGGTACGACAAGAAACCTGTCGTGCACTTCCTGCGTGTCTTCGGCTGCATCGCCTACATCAAGAACATGCAGTCCGGGCTGAAAAAGCTCGATGACCGCATCACAAAGATGGTCTTCATCGACTATGAGGCGGGCTCGAGTATGATCCGCTGACCAAGCGCGTGTACATGCCACGCGACGTGGTGTTCAACGAGGGCGCGAGTTGGGACTGGGGCGCCACTGGCGAGCACACGGCGGAGCCGTTCGTCGTCCACCACGAGCTCCCGCTCACTACTGGAGTGCGGAGCATGCACTCCACGGCAAGCGACGCGAGCGGAGACCAAGGAGACCAGAAGCGGGACACCATGGTGGACACGCCAGCCACACCCAGAAGCGGGACCGTGGCTGCTTCTCCCATCACGCCCCAGAGCGCGGCCATGTCCAGCTCTCCAGCGACACCGTGGACCGGCGTGTCTACGGCCACTCCGGACAAGTCTGGCGGCGGGACGCCTCCGGACGAAGCTCCAGGAGCGGTGGAGTTCGTCACACCGCCTGCGACACGATACGACTCGTACGACGCCGATGACGATCCATTCGCGGGGCACCGCTTCCGCCGTCTCGCAGACGTGTACGGCGGCGCGGCCAAGTCATCTGCACCCCATGAGAGCTGGCGGAGCGCGATGCTGGAAGAGCTGGCATCCATCAAGGAGAACGGCACCTGGACGCTCACCGATCTGCCTGCAGGTCACACGGCCATTGGCCTCAAGTGGGTCTTTAAGCTGAAGAAAGATGCCGTCGGCGTCGTCGTCAAGTACAAGGCGAGGCTTGTGGCAAGGGGCTTTCTACAGAAGGAGGGCGCGGACTATGACGACGCATTCGCGCCCGTGGCGAGGCTGGACTCAGTGCACGTCATGGTCGGCATGGCGGCACAGCACGGCTGGGAGCTACACCACCTTGACGTCAAGTCAGCTTTCCTCAACGGCGAGCTCAAAGAGGAAGTCTACGCCACACAGCCACCAGGCTTCGAGCGGAGAGGCAAGGAGCACAAGGTGTTTCGTCTCCACAAGGCGCTCTACGGGCTGCGACAGGCACCGCGAGCATGGAACGCCAAGCTTGACTCCACCATGCAGCAACTTGGGTTCACAAGCTGCCCGTCAGAGCATGCTATGTACTCGCGAGGCAAGGGACAAGCACGACTCCTGGTTGGTGTCTACGTCGACGATCTTGTCGTCACCGGAGCCGACGCTGAGGCGATTCTCAACTTCAAGACAGAGATGATGGCCAGGTTTCGCACGAGTGATCTTGGTTTACTAAGCTTTTACCTAGGCAGGGACCGAAGAGATCACCTTGTCACAGGCAGCGTACGCTGGTGAGCTCTTGGAGCGGGCGGGCATGGCAGACTGCAACTCAACGCACGTGCCCATGGAGCCGCGCCTCAAGCTGAGCAAGGAGGGGCCAGAACC contains:
- the LOC141040896 gene encoding uncharacterized protein, whose amino-acid sequence is MVTGTAERSDDRLAIKAILHGVPPEMGPTLTGKATAKEAWESVKTMRLGVARVREAKLATLSKQYNDIHFADGETIDDFAMRITNMVAQMAYSQIALTIETLVDLDTLSVEELTGRLRAAEERYDLDQVDSGVGHLMFTVEEWLVRMQRNENDGSGGSGSGSGRGGGRRGRGRGHGGGRGSGRRAKPTDQCRHYKKYGHLARECRTRLREERGEANLAEQGGHAADGHDDDPTLLMAVIAATPAQSPGEHVMLNEERAEAILGAEEAPCDGRWFLDTGASNHMTGDRSAFAELDEGVTASVRFGDGSSMAIRGRGDHRALTDVYFIPCLQTSIISLGQLDEHGCTTKMHSGILTLYDRR